The Aythya fuligula isolate bAytFul2 chromosome 5, bAytFul2.pri, whole genome shotgun sequence sequence cctctaaggtacctgtagagagcaataaggccgcccctgagcctcctcttctccagggaaCGTCTCAGTCATCCTAACTCCAGCTAACGGTGCTGCCCTCCACCCATTTCTGCAAGCTCACGCTCCATCGAGATGATGCTTGGGGTACAGCAAGACAACTCAGACACGTTCATGAGCATTGAGTAGGCAGAGCGCGTTGTTAGCAGCAGCACGACGTGGCCACAGAGCTGCGCTGTGCCAGACATGCAGTTCTTCAGGACACACGTAGGCATGCTCGGCACAACACCTTCCACGTCggacatctgcagctctgtgtctgtATCCTCTTAGGCGCCAACTTTGCCACCCATGCCTTGAAGACAGCTGTCACGCACTTCTTGACCACCATCCCCTTGGGAAGCATGCACAGGAGGGAttcccagccccaaagccaGCAATGATTGTGGCAGCTACAAAGATGCCTGACAgacaccctgctggccacaagCCCCAAAGCTGAGCATGCTGGACATGGAGAAGATGCTGCTCAGTTGGCAGTGGGACATGCGGTGGGCACCGAGGGCGGGGCGGGGGTCCTGTGATGCGGTGTGGGCGCAGGTGACATCACAGAGGACGTGTCACAATGGGGGGGAGGCTTTAAAGGCAGCCGCGGGCAGCGCTGCTTCACTTTGGCCTGAGCCATTGGTgagtgcagcagcagggggaagaCTGGGTTGGGCCAGGGCAGGGCTCGTGGCTGTCCCCACTGGCACTGCCCAcagtccctgctgcctcccagctccctcgCCCCCTCTCCTACCTGACCCCAGGGGCCTGTGGCTCCTgccgcagctccctcagccgccatccagctcccacccagccccactgacgtgcttctctctctttcagacCATGGTTTCGGCAGCTTTCTATTTCCTGGCGTTCTTGGGCTTAGTCGAGAGCCCAGTGGAAGTCGGGGATGAATTGGATGAAGCTACGAATGAGCGCATGCGGCAGTATGCGGAGGAGATGCAACAACGCATGGCGCAGCTGCTGTTGGAAATTGAGGCGctagagaagcagcagagctcgATGCATATGGGAGCCCTGCTCTTATCTGCCACACAGTACTGGCAGTTCTGGGCTGGTGTTGTTGttgctctcctgctcttttGGAAAGTGTGCCTGCTCTTTAAAAATACCCGGAAACATGACAGTGATGACGAGAGCTCCAGcagtgaagaagaggaggaagcaagAGTACCACCACTCCACAGAGATGCAAGAGATGTGCCCAGATTTATAGCTGAGCGCGTCTACTGGCCATTCCCGGATCCGACCGTCAGATGCGCACTGGTGGAGGAGATTGTGGGAGACCTCCTGCATATCTTTGACTCAGTCGTCCTAAGTAGTTTCTTCCCGAATCTACAGCGAGCCATCGGAGTGGGCAGTGCCTTTGAAGGTTGGAATCCCCATATGAAGGATCCTGTCTACCGCCTACTTGTGCCCATGACGGCCCCCCGTGGGCACTCCTTCCACCTGGAGCTGGGCAATGAAGAGGATCTGCTGGCGAGGAAGTCCTCTATCCGTGTGGAGCTGGAGTGCACGTGCGAGAGGGAGCAGGACTCTGAGGACATGCTGTGCTTCCTCCATCATtctgaggaggagctgaaaAAGCAGGAGCCGAGCCTCCTAGACACCCTCTGCACCGACTCCTACCTAGATGCGGAGAAGACTGCAAGGTGGTTCCAGAACTTTGTGAAAACAGCCTGGGTGCTTATGCCTCAGTCGCAGGTTTACAATGTAGAAGTGCTGCCTTCCACCCGCACGTGCAAGTTCCAGCTGACAGGTGCTGCCAGGAGAAGACTCACAATTGAAATAGTATTTGGGGTGCAGCAAGAGGATTCAGATATCTTCCTGAGCAGCCAGATGAGAAAGGacacctccatccccagcacaaCATGGCCAcagagctgttcaggacacgCGTAGGCAAGCTCGGCACAACACCTTCCACGTCggacatctgcagctctgtgtctgtATCCTGTTAGGCTCCAACTTTGCCACCCATGCCTTGAAGACAGCTGTCACGCACCTCCTGACCACCATCCCCTTGGGAAGCATGCACAGGAGGGAttcccagccccaaagccaGCAATGATTGTGGCGGCTATGAAGATGCCTGACGGACATCCTGCTTGCCACATGCCTCGGAGCTGAGCATGCTGGACATGGAGAAGATGCTGCTCAGTTGGCAGTGGGAATTGCTCCTCCGTGTTCTCTCCACAGCAAAACCACCCTTGCGGGAGGCTGAAAGCAGAGGCTTTGTTACCAGCTGGACAGTGACCACCCAGCCTCTCGGGAAGCGTCCATTCACCACCGAAGCTTTGACCTCTGCAAAAATACCA is a genomic window containing:
- the LOC116489455 gene encoding LOW QUALITY PROTEIN: inositol 1,4,5-trisphosphate receptor-interacting protein-like 1 (The sequence of the model RefSeq protein was modified relative to this genomic sequence to represent the inferred CDS: inserted 2 bases in 1 codon); translated protein: MVSAAFYFLAFLGLVESPVEVGDELDEATNERMRQYAEEMQQRMAQLLLEIEALEKQQSSMHMGALLLSATQYWQFWAGVVVALLLFWKVCLLFKNTRKHDSDDESSSSEEEEEARVPPLHRDARDVPRFIAERVYWPFPDPTVRCALVEEIVGDLLHIFDSVVLSSFFPNLQRAIGVGSAFEGWNPHMKDPVYRLLVPMTAPRGHSFHLELGNEEDLLARKSSIRVELECTCEREQDSEDMLCFLHHSEEELKKQEPSLLDTLCTDSYLDAEKTARWFQNFVKTAWVLMPQSQVYNVEVLPSTRTCKFQLTGAARRRLTIEIVFGVQQEDSDIFLSSQMRKDTSIPSTTWPQSCSGXTRRQARHNTFHVGHLQLCVCILLGSNFATHALKTAVTHLLTTIPLGSMHRRDSQPQSQQ